The genomic DNA AAAAGTCGAGGCGCCGCCCCACGGGGCCGCCCTGCGCAAGCACGTGGCGCAAATCGTCGAGGTGGCCATGCAGGCGATCGAGTTCCTCGTCCACGTCGATCCGTGTCAGGCCGAGGGCCAGCTCCTGCTCGAGTCGTCCCTCGTCAAATTCCACGTTCAAGCTCGACAGGCGGCGCGCCAAGCGCGCGCGCAGGGCTTCGCGCACGGCGGGCGCCTGCTCGCGCACGGCCGCGGCCTGCTCGCCGATGGCAGCGGCCCGCTCCTCCAGCAGTTCACG from Pseudomonadota bacterium includes the following:
- a CDS encoding DUF1732 domain-containing protein, with amino-acid sequence SPAPDLAPLVAKAEGLLREALGDLLAAREREGERIRELLEERAAAIGEQAAAVREQAPAVREALRARLARRLSSLNVEFDEGRLEQELALGLTRIDVDEELDRLHGHLDDLRHVLAQGGPVGRRLDFLMQEFNREANTLGSKAQDTHGTRAAVELKVLIEQMREQVQNLE